DNA from Kogia breviceps isolate mKogBre1 chromosome 3, mKogBre1 haplotype 1, whole genome shotgun sequence:
ACAGTGGTTCGGTGGGCAAGTAGGCCTTTGACTTAATTAAGCCCCTCAAGTTACTGCCAACTGCGTGTATGTCGACAATTCTCCATCTCCAGTTCCCACCTCTACCTACTAAACACATGCAGTCAGCCAATGCAGACACTGCAGGGGCTtttgaaaagcaaacagaaattGAAAGTCACAATCAAGAAACTTGGTTCAAAATTTCTCTACTATTTATTATGTTTCCTCTCATCTGATAAGGTTACTACAATGAGTCAGGATATCTGAAAATGAGATTACAGAGGCTCAGGCAGTTAGGTAAGTGTTCTAACTACAACAGAACATTAAAGCTTTTAGAAATGACAGCCAGAAAGCCATATTTAAGTTTCAGTCTGCAATGCAGACGCAGGGTTACCTTGTCAAAGACTCGGAATGCCTCGCGGATTTCTTCTTCACTGTCtgtatctttcatttttctagCCATCATAGTCAAAAATTCTGGGAAATCAATGGTGCCATTAcctcaaataaaaaaacaaaagctcatGTAAAATAAGTGCTCCAGTAACGCTACCCTGGAGTGATAGTTTTAGAACCACTTTATAGAATAGTAAGCATTTGCTAGGACAAACTGGTAAATTGTTTCATTATGTTGAGCCATCTTAGGTTTAAACTATTCAAATACTTCACAGGGCAATTTCATGTGATTCACATAATTCAAACCAGTGATCAGTGCCCAGGATAGCATTTAATGACGCAAAGGAAACTGCACATACAGATTCTTGGCCACTGAAGGTTTTGTAcagttcaagagaaaaaaaagcccaTAGCAGTGCAAGCTGAATCTTTCTACTCCCAAGGAAGGCACTTGAGTTTGCCTTCCCCCGAGTTAGGGAGATCACTCGGATCTAGCTCTGTCTGCACTAGCGATGCAGGTGAAGGTCCATGATTGGGCTGCCAGGAGTACACAATGTTTTTGGGAAAGAAAAGGATTATGAGCAGGAAAAAAGTTGACTTTGTTATCCCAGGGACCATAAAGTGTTGGAAAGTCTTCTCCAGAAGGCATTTCTTAGCCACATTATGGGGTAAGTCACCTAATCGTTTTCTCCCCAACTCAGTATCTTTATTTCCCATTAAGGGCAAGGCTCAAAAGTGCTTTCTCAGTTCAGACTATTAACATTCAGGAAACTTTGTCAGAAGAATCTGTTCTATGGCCAGTATTCCAAACAACTCCTCCTTTAAAACCAACAGCTCGATGAACGCACCACAGACAAGTCACCAGATCAACAGTGTAACTTGaactaaacagaaacaaaaattaaattagaagaaaaaagccTTACGTTAAGTCACTCATTTTCAACAGTACCtttaaatcaaaacaataattcaGAGATTCCTTCGAATCTATTTAGCCTCCAAAATTTTTAAGCATTATTGACATTCATGGAAgacaaaattatttgaaatgctCTCTTACAGCCACACAGTGATGTCCTTAGGCATCATATTTATTCATTGCGAGTACCAGATTCTATAGCTTGAGACAACTTTCCCCACCTTGTTCCATAAAACCCGAGGGCCTAATACACTTTGTCAGTCCCCAAGCACAGTTTCCCCAGGGCTTACACAAAACATGAGAGAGCCACCCCATGTTCCCAGATGGCTGATCACCCTTAGCAGTCAAACGAGACAGAACTATGAAAAACCTTTTTCCAAATTACGAAGGATGAAAACAGTCTTTAGAAGTAGTTCAAATGGGCTAAAACCATTGTTAAAGAGCTGACCCAAAACCCCTGCTTCTAAATGTATATGACCAGACAAGTGTAATTCCATTTTATCACCTTATGataccatatttttaaatggctactATCATGCCAATCACCAAGAAAGTAGTCTAGATCCAAATTATTTATTCCTACCTCGTCTTTTCAAAATTTACTTATGTTCTACAATGTTTGTAGATTTGATTGATTTACTtaagtttattaaataaattaaaattattaatttaattgatattaattCCAAAAAACGTGTTTTCTTTGTGGTGGGAGTGATCAAAAACGACTTACTGATAGAAGTGCCCAATAAAAGGTCTACTGTCCACTGTTCTGCAGTCCAGAGGAATGAACGACCAAATGGTGACCAACTGCCAGAGGCATTACTGCTTGTCCCTTCTGGCTCCACATCCTTCTACCAGCTTCTACAAACCTACTCCTTACAATCCTCATGCACTCCACCTCCAAGCCTCAATGATCCTCAAAATTCTCTTCAATAAACACACTGACAGCTCACATGGTACCCACTTCCATATGTTAATATCTGAGAAtgctcctcccccacctcacTTGGGTTTTTTCTCCCCTTAGAGACAATAAGCTTTTTTAAAAGGTCTACggctatttatttttactttccctAAAGGACTCAGTGCAGACTCATGGGCCAGTTGATAAAAGACTGAGCTGTAGGTCATGGCAAGTGGAAAAGAACAATACTGTGATCCGATACAGGAAATGTTCTCGACAGTGAGCAGGGCGAAAGGCAGGCCCATAATCTTCTATTTTAATTGTCAGTGGCTGTAAGGAAACCACAGAAAGAATCTTTGCACATCTGCCTTGAGCTGGGGACCTGAAAGACAATCTTTAACACATCTGAACTTGAATTACATAATGCTGGCGTTCATTCATAGTTCTAAAGCCCTTACCATCAGCGTCCACTTCGTTGATCATATCCTGCAATTCGGCTTCTGTTGGGTTCTGACCCAGTGACCTCATGACAGTTCCAAGTTCCTTTGTTGTGATGGTGCCATCGCCATCTTTGTCAAATAGGGAGAAAGCTTCCTTGAATTCTGAAAACAAAAGTTTACCTTTTAGAATGAATGTCTTCACCCAACCCAGCCACAGCACGCCCTTCCCTTAACTTGCCAAAGCAAGCCATCCAAGTTGTGCAAGTTAAGAGAAACTGCCTGCTCTTTATCTGCTGAAACAAAGATCACGGCAGTTCTGCTGGACTGGCCTTCACACAGTAGTCCATAGAGCAAACGTCATTCCTGGTAACCAGTTCCATAAAGCCACAATATTCTCACATAAAGAAGGCTAAGCTTCAACACACTTAATTTAGTCCAAGGTCCAATCTGACAAGTGAAGATCGGTCCACATGTTCCCTTATGGTCCCTTCCTGTTAAATTTCTACAGCCACAAGAACTCCCTGTTTCACAGCCACAGGAAGAGGTGGTTACCAGAAATGTACAATCCCATGTAACCACTGTGTTCTCTCTACATGGCATTCAGAGTATTTCAAAGGCATTCCTGATTTCCTAAAGAGAAACCATCTCAAAAAAGTCCTCCAGGGAATATTAAAAGCTAAAATCTAAACTAAATCATTCCCTTCCCAATTATTACAGTGGTCCTGACACTTATTTCCACCCATTCCCATTTAGAATAGCAAGTACAAGCTTTCATGGTGAATTACTAAAAGACCTGTGGCATAAGAATTCTAAACTACATTTTTGAGTAGCAGGCTCCATGCAATCTCATTATATACAAAGCCTGGCACACCGTGAAGCATAGTCAAATACTCCAGAGTATAATAAATGGGTATTCTCACTTCTACTTCCTTTCTCATTATCTCCAAAATGCTGACAAGGAGTAACACTTGACCTAAATATCTCTgcttattgttttcatttaaataaattcttagaaaactgcTCAGACTatagggggaggggacagaggagtCACCAGAACTGAGTCTGCCTAGCTCCGGTCTACTGAAACTCCCTGAAGTCATCAACTTACCAGCAATCTGTTCTTCGGTGAGCTGATCAGcctacatagaaaaaaaaaaaaagttataattcAATCCACCAGAGTTTGACTGAGGTCAACATGGTTTTTCCAATTATACTTTTAATAGTGATCTTTCAAAAatcaatctcaaaaaaaaaatcagctgtttGAAAACTTCAGCAATGTCATTTAATAAAACAATTAGAATAAAGGGAACCCTTTACgcgattttaaaaacaaaggatGGTAAAGGAAGTGACAACATCTCATTTAAGGTTTTCTTCTCTGGGCCTATGGCTATACAGGTTCTGCAGTCTAACAAGGAAGGGTCaattcacagtttgaaaaatggcACCTCTAGTGGCAAAAGGCCCACTGCGTCGGCTGCAGGGCAGGCTCTGAGAAAGAAGAGCGCCACCTACTGCACCAGGGATGCCACAGTCCCCGCTTCCATCCAAGAAGGGACCCAGCCTGCTGCCGCTATCACCGAAGCCAGGATTGGGTCCAGGAGCAGACTTTTAGTGCACCTTGCGCATTGCTGCAGGCACTCCAAATCTCCAAACTGGCGTTACATAATGTCATTGGGTTGGATTAACAGgcttttatatctattttatgagataattcaatggaaaaaaataaacatacagcAATGGGTTATCCTACCAACTTCATTTCCATGTAACAAGTGCTTTCCAATCATTTAAATTAGGCAGTTATTTGTTAAAAGCCTAACATTTAGAACAGCTAAATGCCCTTGGTCAAATTATCCTGATTCAGGAGCCAGGAAAAAATGGAACTGTCCTACAGCTGAGCTGTTACAAAACTGCAAAAATGAAGTACACAGAAACTACATAATAATTATGAGACTGTGCCCTCCCTTTTTTGGAGAGGAACTATTAACTTTGCTAGAGAATATTTACCTACTTTATGTATGACATAAGAGCTGCTCATaatagaaatactttaaaaaaaaaaaaagaaaaaaaagaaatacttgacTAGAGGTGGTAACGGCCACGAAGGTAATTCTCACTTGCATTATTTGGCCTCGGCAACACTGAAGCCTCCAGCCAGGGGAATTCGAGATCTCAAGGAGAgctaatatgtatttttatattaatgaagGACACCTAATGAAGCCAGTTCCAGAATAAGTCCTAATAGAAAGCTGACGGCATTAAGTTTATTCTAACTCATAAGTGAAAACTTTCACAATAGGAATGATGTTCCAATATACTGATTTGGGGGAGACACTTATGTTTTCAAATGAGAACTgggtcttccttcctttctaaccCAGACATAGCACGTTGGTCTTCTTTATACCGAATGAAGGAGACACGATGATTTACGTAATGCCAGGGCAACGTCTGTCTTGCACAACAGGAAGCTCTGCCACACCTCGCAGGAGAAGCTGTCACCTCACCGTGGAGACAGTCTCACCTCGCCGCAAAATTCTCGCATAGAGTGGTTATGGAGAGCATCAGCCTTCCTCGACAAAGAAATACACCCCGACCACCGGACCGCGTTGGCCTTGGGGGTGAAGGTGCGCTGAACCTGCCGGGAgccacctccccaccccgccaAGCCAGAAAACGCTGTGGGGTGATGTCAGCCCTGCCCGCCAAGAGAGGAAGGGGGCTATGGAAAACACCCAGCGAGGCGCACAGCCTCATCTGGCAATCTAGAGGCTGCAGAGAAAGCGGAAACGTGTAGGGCATCTCCCTTCGGACTGGGAAGTGGCTCGGGGCGGAGAAAACGCCGGGCGAGGGGCCGGGCAGAGGAGCGGGCCCCGAGTGCAGGCGGGTTCAAGGGGGCGCCGCCCTCCCAAGCCAGGGAgacccccactcccagccccaacCCCCTGCTGCGCGGCAGGCGGAGGCCCAGTCcgccccgcgccccccaccctcttctgcTCCCCGAGGCGGCGAGCTCGTCGCGCCGCCACCTCCTCCCAGAGCAGAAACTTTGCGTCTCTGCTGGAAACCGAGCCGCGCGCCAGCTCCCTCCTCCCCCGCCTCTCCCCCGCCCCAATTAGCGCGAGCCGAGCGCCTCCCTCGGGAAGGGACCTCTTGGTGTACCGAGGCTCACGCACGCCTTTACTGCCGCACAGGGTGGGGGGCTGTAGGGGGGCGAACCGGGGAGACAAGAGCCCCGGCCACACCGCAGGGCCCCGCCCGGGTGCAGGGCGGCCGGCCCGCCGCTTCCGCCctctccgccccccaccccgcgccttcctgcccccaccccacccttccccggctccttccttcccagcccacgcccgcgccgcgccccccgggagggaggaggaaagagcgCCGGGAGAGAGCGCCCAGCGGGGACAGCAGTGTTGGGGGAAGGCTGACTGCACCCCCCACGTCCCGGCAGGAGCAACGTGCGCCACCGGCTCGCTCAGGCCCATTCATTCTCCGCTACCCGCCCGCCCCGCTGCCTGCGAGCCAGGGTCTAGTGCCCGGCCCCGCCCggctcccccgccccccggggcagaGGCGAAGCGCTGCGGGCAGCCCGGGTGCGGCGCGCTGGATGCAGTGGTGCGGACTGGAGGAGGGGGGTGGATGCAGACGGCTCCGATTCAGCTGGGGCCAGAGCCCCTGCCCGCGGACAGCCCACGGCCAAGCCCAGCTCCAACACGCACCAAAATTTAAATGAGGATCCCTGGCCGAGAAAACCGAGATGCAAATCCGGAATGCATCCTAAACGGCACCTGCTGCGTAAcacccagaaaagaaaaaaaaaaaaaaaaaccaccaaagaaaagaaaaagaggaggtaAAAAAAGGCTGAACTAAAAATTGGGGAAGAAAGCATGGGCCGGCAGCTGCTACGCCGGCGTTTGCCACTCCCGACCTACCATGGTGCGAGCGAAGagaggaagagcagagagaacAAGGGTGGCTGCACCTGCGCCGGGGCTGTGACCGCAGGGGTGTCtctgctactgctgctgctgctgctaaggCGCTGTGAGCGCTGAGCGCtacgccgccaccgccgccgctcctgtcgccaccgccgccgccaccCAACTGCGAGTAACGGCTACGCGTCCGCGAGACTCCCAACACCACTGCCGAAGtgcgagcctgcgctccgcaatatATATATGGCGCTCGGTATCCCTCCGCCTCAGCCGCAGCCGCCTCTTTCTGAGCTGCGCGGCAAGGGCCGGGCCTTGGCAGTTCGGCCCCGCCCCCAGGCGCGCCCGGCCTCCCGCCGGCCCCTGCGCGCCAGCTGCGGCGGGCCGGGACTGGAGACCCACACGTGAAGGTTTAGGGGAGAGGCGCAGGGTCGCGAGGCAGGTGCGGCGAAGAGTCCCCGGAGATGCCCACCGGGGCTGGGGCGAGGACAGAACGTCAGTATAGCCCCGACTTGGGGCGGCCCTGGGCTTCAGAAGCCCAaggcccctcaccccagccccacccccacctgtgGGCCCCCCCTCCTACCCACACCTCACGTCTCCTACCGCTCCGCTGGGGCACCCGGGTGCCCCTGGCCTCGTCGTCCCCAGCTGGCCGCCTCCGTTGGGGAGCTGCGGGCGGCCCTAGGGTAGGGGGCGGCCGCGGGGAGCTGGGGACAGAGGAATTGACCGCTCTCCTGCTGCCGGGGAGAGGGGTCTGGAAGGGGAAAGGCAGTGTGCCTCGTACAAGAAATTGGTCAGACGTTTGCTTTTGAAAATTTGAAGTAATATCAGAGACAAATTAATATATGCTCAGTTGCTAAATCTGTGTCGTGTTCATATGCTTAGTCAgtcttattttaatgttttacgtttccactgaattttttttttttaacgcctGAATAATCTCCCTCTCCTACTGTTTGGTTCTCTTTCCTGTGGAAAATACTATTGATCCTGACGCCAGTCTTACTGAAATTAATGTATCTGTGCATCTTCTATAGACTTTAAAACACatgctttgatttttttgtttgtttggttttgggttttttgttaatTACCTGGTCCTGAGAGAGATAAGATCTTTACTCATACACCCGTACaaacaaagaaggagaaaaatagatacatagaaTCCCCTAGATTAGAGCTAGAACACACAGCTGACTGACTCTACTATGGAGCTAGACCATTTTTTAATACACAATCTTAATTATAATCTTTTTCAAGTagtattttaatctttaaatttactaatgttttcaattttctgtaTACTAGAGAAAGGACAGTACCAGTTGTAAATTTGAAGGCCAGAACTTTGTAAAAATCCTGACAAAATGCTGCAGTTTCTTTTTTGGCCAAGGCAGAGCACAGAATTTGATCTTTTGTTTACAGGGCCTGGGCAACAGTTGCAAGTTATCATTTGCTTACTGTTTCAGAGAATGTGGCAAAGTGTGTGATTGACAAGCTCTGCTTGAAAGGGCTTTGCTtggttatgttagtttctggctTTGACAAAAGTCTGcagaaagatgttttaaaacaatGGGAAATGTTCGGGCACATTGTAGGTGCCCCAGGACTTCTGTGATAACCTCAGACAAGCATCTGTGGAACTGTTCTTACTGATATTCCTTCTGGAATGCTGCAGAAAGGGTGAACCTGCTGTACAATTTAAAGAGAAGCTGTAGCAGCAAGCCGGGGAATGGTACTGCCTTCCCTCTGCAGATGAGAAAGACATCATCCAGTTAACACATCTACCAATCACTGTCATTGTCATCgccatcgtcatcatcatcatcttgtgCTCACAGGGGTAACCTGAGTGGgaataaaatgtatgtatatatatatatttatttaatgtatatattaataGGAGAGTTGGAAATAGGGGGAAAGGAACTAATATAAAGTCAATTAAAAGAATATTCAGTAATACAGTGAGTTACAGTCTAAATGGCCAAACACACTAAGGGAATTTGTATTCTTTTGCCAGCCTTTTCATACGGTGGTtagttaaatacattttaaaacttcgTATACATTGTGTAAGTAGAGGAAAATAGTGGCCTAGAAATGAAATGTGTTTGTTAAGTGTTTATTACCTTCTAATAGTCTTCCATTCCTTATAATTAAGTTGCTACAATCTGTGGTTTTGAAAACCaggcattttctaaaataatatttcttcctCTGTCATTTAACCTATTTCACCCAAATAAAACACTTTGAAACTTTTTCACGATTTTACTTGCTAAAAACTGTATTTCAAAATCATTTGACTTATTATAGTAACATTGATTATTGGGATTCTTCATATTTTACCAGCTAGAGTTCTGTTTTGGTAATTCTTTAATGTATCAAAGCACATCTTAGCTTTCAAGTCTATTGGATTTATAATGAGGTCATGCTTTACTCAGTTTTATGGCTAGTTTGACACATTGAAATATAAGaaggtcaagtgacttgcccaagatgtTGCTCAGGGGCTCTAATATTAGATTATATATTAGTGAAATTAATACCTGAAACCTTTAAAGGTACTGTGTGAAGATTTACCTGTTTCCTGAAGCAGGTTCTTCCGACCACCTAGATGATCACTGGGTTTTCATTAAAGATTTGTTTAAGTGAATAAACTTCCTAATTTATGAAAAGATCAGGAATCAAGAAAATAAGCCACATTATTATGAAGTCATAATTTACTGAGAACCAAAAACTAtggaatatttcataatattgatagaaaatggttattattatttatataaagtaatgttaaattgaagaaaaatagaaagaatgcaACCCCAAGTCAGGAATCTCAAGTTCGAATATCTTGTCTGTCACTAACCTGATTACCTATCTGAGTCTAACAGAAAGAATACAAATGTAATAATTTTACATACTCAGGTGTAAAACAAGAGGTTTGGATTTAATCTAAAAAT
Protein-coding regions in this window:
- the CALM1 gene encoding calmodulin-1 yields the protein MADQLTEEQIAEFKEAFSLFDKDGDGTITTKELGTVMRSLGQNPTEAELQDMINEVDADGNGTIDFPEFLTMMARKMKDTDSEEEIREAFRVFDKDGNGYISAAELRHVMTNLGEKLTDEEVDEMIREADIDGDGQVNYEEFVQMMTAK